The following proteins come from a genomic window of Candidatus Methanomethylophilaceae archaeon:
- a CDS encoding helix-turn-helix domain-containing protein, whose product MRLSEILSNPVRLRIVQCLQVRGEATTKQLCRELDDIPAPTVYRHVGRLVEEGILTVKEERKIRGSAERLLAINEAKWSAETDDIADASYQFLMSLYDRFREYGGDDPAEDRLCLRTCMLRLSDETFDGFLSEYAGLLEKYAGRQDGGKVRSVSIISAPVKEDME is encoded by the coding sequence ATGAGGCTCTCCGAGATACTCTCCAACCCAGTCAGGCTCAGGATAGTGCAATGCCTCCAGGTCAGGGGGGAAGCCACGACCAAGCAGCTTTGCAGAGAGCTGGATGACATCCCCGCCCCTACGGTTTACCGCCATGTCGGCCGCCTCGTGGAGGAAGGCATACTGACGGTCAAGGAAGAGAGGAAAATCAGAGGAAGCGCCGAGAGGCTTCTCGCGATCAACGAGGCCAAATGGTCTGCCGAGACGGACGACATCGCCGACGCATCCTATCAGTTCCTGATGTCCCTGTACGACAGGTTCAGGGAATACGGAGGGGATGATCCGGCGGAGGACAGGCTGTGCCTCAGGACCTGCATGCTCCGTCTGTCCGACGAGACGTTCGACGGGTTCCTGAGCGAATACGCCGGCCTTCTGGAGAAGTATGCCGGCCGTCAGGACGGAGGCAAGGTCAGGAGCGTCTCGATCATCTCGGCACCTGTCAAGGAGGATATGGAATGA
- a CDS encoding ATP-binding protein: MVQNERYLPRLVDAVVEETLAISGAVHIKGPKYCGKTWTSKYHCSSFYELDLADNDYQNLKLARIDLDYALKGANPRLIDEWQLLPAVWDAVRNTVDQEGRKGMYILSGSSTPKKDSKPFHSGLGRIASLNMRTMTLYESKDSDGSVSLKDMFIGKFSNTPIREKSLDNILDLTMRGGWPGNLGLNPSKAAKAVSVYARQICYEDLLMVDSGKDPARMMRILKSLSRNESTTASRNVIAKDMKEFDDDTISDDTVGEYTSVLDRMCLIEDQGAFNPNLRSSVRVGKTPKRHLTDPALAISALGLTRNMLLDDLNTFGFMFEALCERDLQVYAYVNGGRLYHYRDGKGREIDAIVEMPDGRWGAFEIKLGADRIDEGAENLKRIDSLIRDDPKGRPPEFLAVICGMSSAAYRREDGVYVIPITSLGP, encoded by the coding sequence ATGGTGCAGAATGAAAGATACCTTCCGAGGCTGGTGGATGCCGTCGTAGAAGAAACGCTTGCAATCAGCGGCGCCGTCCATATAAAAGGGCCGAAGTATTGCGGCAAGACCTGGACATCCAAATATCACTGCTCCAGTTTTTATGAGCTAGATCTGGCAGATAACGATTATCAAAATCTTAAATTAGCCAGAATCGACCTTGATTATGCTCTGAAAGGAGCTAATCCGCGCTTGATAGACGAGTGGCAGCTTCTTCCTGCGGTATGGGATGCAGTTCGCAATACGGTCGACCAAGAAGGAAGAAAAGGTATGTACATACTCTCGGGCTCATCGACCCCAAAAAAGGATTCGAAACCGTTCCACAGCGGATTGGGGAGGATAGCTTCCTTGAATATGAGGACGATGACTTTGTACGAATCCAAAGATTCGGATGGCTCTGTTTCATTGAAAGATATGTTCATCGGAAAATTCTCCAATACTCCGATTAGAGAGAAGTCATTGGACAATATCCTTGACCTGACGATGAGGGGAGGCTGGCCAGGCAATCTGGGGCTGAATCCGTCGAAGGCAGCCAAGGCCGTATCGGTATATGCCAGGCAGATATGCTACGAGGATCTTCTGATGGTGGACAGCGGCAAAGATCCGGCGAGGATGATGCGCATACTCAAATCCCTTTCACGCAACGAATCCACGACTGCCAGCAGAAATGTCATAGCCAAAGACATGAAGGAATTCGATGACGATACGATATCAGATGATACGGTCGGAGAATACACATCGGTCCTCGATAGGATGTGCCTTATAGAGGACCAAGGCGCATTCAATCCCAATCTGAGATCGTCTGTCCGCGTCGGCAAGACCCCCAAAAGACATCTCACAGATCCGGCACTGGCGATATCGGCTCTTGGCCTCACCAGGAACATGCTTCTGGACGATCTGAACACGTTCGGATTCATGTTTGAAGCTCTATGCGAAAGAGACCTGCAGGTATATGCATATGTCAACGGCGGTAGGCTGTACCATTACAGGGACGGGAAAGGAAGGGAAATCGATGCGATCGTCGAGATGCCTGATGGCAGGTGGGGCGCGTTCGAGATTAAACTGGGTGCAGACAGGATCGATGAGGGCGCGGAAAATCTGAAGAGGATCGATTCGCTGATCCGCGATGACCCTAAAGGGAGGCCTCCGGAATTCCTTGCCGTAATATGCGGGATGTCTTCCGCCGCTTACAGAAGGGAAGACGGCGTATATGTGATACCGATAACCTCTCTCGGCCCATGA